One Notolabrus celidotus isolate fNotCel1 chromosome 18, fNotCel1.pri, whole genome shotgun sequence DNA window includes the following coding sequences:
- the zgc:112496 gene encoding uncharacterized protein zgc:112496, with the protein MRKRPLHYSTHASKLRHISDTTTNPATWRRVYEGYWDVVEAKAKAKKPGKLLSLEKWYQEELPKLISCRPDKHVSQSELVKLMEWKLTRGKFRPRLQQLVASNSEDTVEKCSRKAFSLLPDVQAAIAELSTLKGVGPATASAVLAAGAPDRTAFMSDEAMESVPGLKPIQYTAKHYALYLGRMVEWTEKLNKVDPQPDWTPHRVELCLWAMAIADKLQLQLLKDVDLKEDDVGKKFSDSDADQRPAKKLKTR; encoded by the exons ATGCGGAAACGCCCCCTCCATTACTCGACACATGCTTCGAAACTTCGGCACATCTCTGACACCACTACAA ACCCGGCCACATGGAGGAGAGTGTATGAAGGGTATTGGGATGTAGTGGAGGCCAAGGCCAAAGCCAAGAAACCTGGAAAGCTGCTGAGCCTTGAGAAATG gtaTCAAGAGGAGCTGCCTAAACTCATTTCATGTCGACCTGATAAACATGTCTCTCAGTCAGAGCTGGTGAAACTGATGGAGTGGAAGCTCACA AGAGGGAAGTTCAGGCCGCGGCTGCAGCAGCTGGTAGCTTCTAACAGCGAGGACACTGTGGAGAAATGTTCCAGAAAGGCCTTCAGCCTCCTTCCTGACGTGCAGGCAGCGATCGCAGAGCTCAGCACCCTGAAAGGAGTAGGCCCGGCAACTGCTTCAG CTGTGTTGGCAGCAGGAGCACCAGATCGAACTGCATTCATGTCTGATGAAGCCATGGAGAGTGTGCCAGGGCTGAAGCCCATCCAGTACACGGCCAAACACTATGCTCTCTACCTGGGCAGAATGGTGGAGTGGactgaaaaactgaacaaag TGGACCCTCAGCCGGACTGGACACCTCACAGGGTGGAGTTGTGTTTGTGGGCGATGGCCATAGCAGATAAGCTGCAGCTCCAACTCCTGAAGGATGTTGATTTGAAGGAGGATGATGTGGGCAAGAAGTTCTCTGACAGCGATGCTGACCAAAGACCAGCAAAGAAGctcaaaacaagatga